One genomic region from Pararge aegeria chromosome 14, ilParAegt1.1, whole genome shotgun sequence encodes:
- the LOC120629541 gene encoding cytokine receptor-like, with product MADLTTRITRKFQLYIWCMVFISLPCLSAKCLNVDISVNLYPEGTLKIKYGEPLELFCVTDSNYSASDIHFINGRNNKNMDSDIVNSTTRRLYIAMPEKQLTTFYCRNNKTKKVCLARVLVDSPPSDVTDFNCISKNVDILNCSWTRQPSFSIIRYTLTYSVNTLPVNPPCVPTQIESTVYCVWKTNSMPRYRQQEETQFFDMTACNAVGCNSQNFTVDHFSIVKPDSPYELKILKYGTHSVYLEWKISHNIVDFLSCGVDHIIQYQLAKVDNGTHFRTVDTSNLPARNRTYRFHLMDLPYAHMQYDLRIYIKSKMAKSRQYWSDFAYKHFTTLSEEPMRPPTIISGAFDQYTRGNE from the coding sequence ATGGCAGATTTAACTACGAGGATAACGCGAAAGTTCCAGCTTTACATTTGGTGTATGGTGTTTATAAGTTTGCCATGCTTATCTGCGAAATGCTTAAATGTCGATATTTCAGTGAATCTGTATCCAGAAGGTACCTTAAAGATTAAGTATGGTGAACCATTGGAGTTATTTTGTGTTACAGACAGCAATTATTCAGCCAGTGATATTCACTTCATAAATGgccgaaataataaaaatatggacTCTGACATAGTGAACAGTACTACACGGAGGTTATATATTGCAATGCCCGAGAAGCAATTAACCACATTCTATTGccgtaataataaaacaaaaaaagtatgTCTAGCTCGAGTTTTAGTGGATAGTCCGCCAAGTGATGTAACTGATTTCAACTGTATATCTAAAAatgtagatatattaaattgttCGTGGACTAGACAACCATCGTTTAGCATTATCAGATACACTTTAACTTATTCTGTTAATACCCTTCCTGTAAATCCGCCATGTGTACCTACACAGATTGAATCTACAGTGTACTGTGTATGGAAGACAAATAGCATGCCTAGATATAGGCAACAAGAAGAGACTCAGTTCTTTGATATGACTGCTTGCAATGCAGTTGGCTGCAACAGCCAGAACTTCACCGTAGATCACTTTTCCATTGTTAAGCCGGACAGTccatatgaattaaaaatacttaagtatgGTACTCACAGTGTTTATCTAGAATGGAAAATTTCTCATAACATTGTAGATTTTTTGAGTTGTGGTGTGGACCATATAATACAGTACCAATTAGCTAAGGTGGATAACGGAACACACTTTCGTACTGTAGATACCTCAAATTTACCTGCAAGAAACAGaacatatagatttcatttAATGGATTTACCATATGCTCATATGCAGTACGATTTACGCATttatatcaaatcaaaaatggcAAAATCTAGACAGTACTGGTCTGATTTTGCATATAAACATTTCACTACATTAAGTGAAGAGCCAATGAGACCGCCGACTATAATTTCAGGAGCGTTTGATCAGTATACTCGTGGTAACGAATga